gacgaaaataattcgtcctgcgaaaattttcgtctagcgggtttttcgtctagcgaagcggcaatgcaagccgcgttttcgctaaacagaaaaaaaagacgaaaatttttcgtcttgcgaggcagccccttcgtctagcgagtttttcgtctagcgaggaattcgtctagcggggcaccactgtaacttgAATcatactctccagagcaggagaaaacaagcttgctccatttcccatgtgacaatccttaagatatttgatggtggctatcatatctcctctcaaacTCTTATTTTCcaagctaaatatacccaactccctcagcctttcctcatgaggcttggtttccagaccattgaTCAATTTGGTCACCCACCCGATTTCTAAGTTTAACTTTTCATACGGTTTTcactgtatggttttatgtacCGTTGTTTGTAGACAGCTCTGATTTTATATATGAATATGaatagcaataaataaacaaatgtcagGATTATAAACAATACAATGCACCTGAAGCATTCCAAATCCCCCAAAGTGCCATATCAGTATTGATAGTCTATGAGGGGGTGGTTTAGAAAtacttccttaaaataaaataaaaacccaattaTTTTCATAGTATtacaggagggggagaaaaaaaatccaCTCTGGACTTCTTATCATTAAGGCAGCCAAATTGCaccctgatttccccccccctccagctgcaGATGAAGACAGCTATAATGCAGTGCTCTTCCTCTTCTACAGTATCTAGTACACTACATTACAGTtcctgcaacaggcagaaaaaaaatcacaaaatggtctaccacaggcacccccaacctttagccctccagatgttttggactacaattcccatcatccctgaccactggtcctgttagctagggatcatgggagttgtaggccaaaacatctggagggccgcagtttggggatgcctggtctaccAAGACCACCAGCCATTTTAAAGAGGTCTGTGACAAAGTCTGGGAACAGCTGTCCTATTCAATCCATCTAgcagtaaaaacagcagcagttacCCAGCCAAAAGATTTCAAAACTGGAAATAATTGACACATTTCCTGAAGGACAGGGAGGAGTTGGCCAGATAGGCTTTTGGTCAGTATCGTCTCGCGTAGGCAGACTCAACACAAGAGCTCCATgctggagcaagcttctttttcctccggctctggagggtaggacatgaaccaatggttcaagttacaaaaaaagaagattccagctacacatcaggaagaactttctgacggtaagcgctgtttgacagcaggagggactccctcgggaggtggtggactctctttccttggaggtttttaagcagaggttgggcggccatggatgatctagttgagattcctgcattgcagggagctgggctagatgaccctcggggtcccttccaactctaggatcctCCATGGAGTCTAATAATCGCCCTGCACAGGCAAGAGAGTGAAGCCCTTTGCTCACCTTCATCATAGCCCACAATGAGCACAGCATGATCCAGTTCCTTCGGGTTGCAGGACTGGGAAGATGATTGGATGATGCCCTTCTGGTAATGCtagcagagagggagaaagggggaaagagcaggTTAAATCAGCAGAAAGCAAGGCGGCCATTCGTGTGAATGCGGTGCTGTTCCATCAACCTCAGTTTGCCCACAGCCTGCCTCCAACCCAGAGGTGTTTTTAGGGTAGTGCGACTGGTTCGGCCGCACAGGGCGCCGCCGACATCTGAGAGCCCAAAGCCCGCCACTGCCCCACCCTCCTGCTTTCTTACTTGGAACTAGCCCGTGGGCAGCCCTGCCTGTCCGCTTCCTCTTTAGTCACAGTGTTTCCCCTTGGAAAACTCAGCAGGTGAaccagaatgagttggctctgcctgtcatgggctctggcgccacctagtgtttgcctccctgcctcccatcctACCAGCAGCCTCCCATCCTACCAGCAGCAATCGCCACTGGAGAGGGCATGAGCAAGGAAGTTGGGTAAGTCTGTGGGTGATATGGGAATTCTCTTCCACTCTGTTGGGCACCTACCTGAAGGTGATTCTCGTTAAGAAGGGCAGTTACAGGCCCCTGGGAAGCAACGACTCCAGCGATATCTGAAGAATGCAGCGGGGAGGGGAAGTCAAGAGTTAGCACTGGGGTGAGGAGAAGATAGACGAACCCAGGCCCTTATAGCAACtggaaaagtgttgttgttgttgttctttattaaatttgtgtaccaccctGTGCCCACAGGCTCAGGccggttacaacataaaatcacaatataaaaataatcataataaaaataaaagccaaaAGAACCCAATAACCCCTCTCCCCAAATATATATTCTAGTGTCCAAATTCAGTCCTAGAACATGAGGAATTTTGAGGAAAGCCTCTGAGAATCTCCAGAGTGACTTTGCTAATGAGTAGcccctgtccccctcccccaaaataaccTCCATTGGCTTAGGGCCTTGTCAGAGGTTAGGTGAATTGATGCAGCCTGACTAATGTTCAAACTGCTTTTGAGTGACACAACATTTTTCAGGTCTACCCATTCTAGAGCAAAACCAGGGAGGAGGGAATGAGAAGATATATCACCTGCCCAGTTAGCATTGACCCAATAAAACTTTCCACTCTGTTGTTTTGAGAACTGACGGTTTTACTGGGTCAGTAAACCTGGAGCTATAGCTTCATCCCTCGATCGATCGGATTGTGATTTTTTTGGCCCGCCTTACAAAGTTTTCTGCGCTGCTCAGAAACTTGCTCCTGGAACGCAGAACGCTATTTGGCTCCTCAGTGTGGCAACTAAAGACAAAGCCTCTGGCCAAAGAGCAGCCAATGTCCAGACAAAGTGAGCCCAAATctctgaaaagaaaagagattcaACCTCTTCCATATGATCCTCTTGCTCTCTGAATCTCCCTTCTGGAAATCACTTCCTCTAGTCTTCTGCATCATGTGTGAGAGATATGCAGTTTTGCCCATTTTTGCCCCTGGTACTGTccaccaccagcatgtggccctcaacagaTTCCtcctgagggaatgtggccctcagtggAAAAACCTTTGCCCCTGCTTTAACCTAAATGATGCTTCTTCCTTGTCCCAGAACACAACCCTTTCTTCCTGCTACATGTTCATTCATTACACTGAGTCAAGATCCTAAGAGCCTAGGCCCAGTTATGAATAATACCAGCAGAGGAGAGCACCTCTAAACATGTGTagagtgcattccccttcccTTACTGCGTATTTGCTAGAGGCAAATTTCCCGTACCTCTAGAATCGGAAAGGATCAGTTCTAACACCTCCATTAACAAATTATGCCTTCTTATCCTTTTCTCACTGCCCAGTGCTGCAAAGTTGCAGTTCACACCCACTTCCCCCACAGACCTCCTACTCTGCCGTACGCTAGTAAATACTTACAATTCTCATCCCTGGGGAGTAATTCATAGCCGTCGATCTGGGTAACCATTCGTTTCCGGTGCTTTTGGCATGTCTGATTTCTGCCGGTGTAGGGGTACAGAAGGCTGTTTGACAGTCCgcctgggaaggaaggaagacacagCAGGTGAATGGCATGCAAGATGGGGGAAGGCAGCTCATGcccccttctccccttccccacttaagcgggaaaacacacacacacacacacacacacacacacacaggtcccaACCAGCCTCTCCAGTTTATACAATGCCAGGCCGATTAGCTTCCCGAATTTTAGTTTGCCTATTCTCTTGGGGCAGGAGGGAATAAAGACAAGATCCAAGGAGTGGAGTGAAATATGCAAAAGTGCCAGCAGTGCAGACATagggaagggcagtagctcagtagcagagcacccactcgcagaaggtcccaggttcagctcccagcatctccatgtaggtgGGGCagatctgaaaccctggagagcctctgctgaTCAGCAGAGACAATCCTGAGCTACGTGGACCCCATGTCTGACTCagtgaaaggcagcttcctacattcctagaATCAAAGAgtcatagagtgggaagggaacctgagggtcatttagtccaaccccctgcaatgcaggaatctcaactaaagcatccgtgagagatgaccatccaacctttgcttgaagacctccaaggaaggacagtccaccaccttccaaggtagtctgttccgctgtcaaacagttcttcctaatgtttagtcagaatctcttttcttgtgttTTGAATCAATCGGTTGGGattcaaccctctggagcagcagaaagtaagttcactccatcttccatgtgacagccctttagatatttgatcctatctcctctcagtctcttttccaggctaaacatacccagctccttcaaccgttcctcataaggcttgctttcgagacccctgatcatcttggttgccttcctctgcacacgttccagcttgtcaacatccttcttaaattgtggtgcccagaactggacacggtattccaggtgtggtctgaccaaagcagaatagagtgggactatgacttcccttgatcgggacactatacttctgttgatgcagcctaggatagcattagctttttttttactgctgcatcacactgttgactcatgcttaAAGGCCCTGTAATAATTCTGAATTAAACTGGGACTGTATCCACCTGGCTAATAGCATtgcagggtttgttgtgagggtaaaatatGTTGGCAGGGAACATAATGGCCCAGAtccatggaggaaaggcaggctatAAGGGTTGTTTGTACAGgtacagaaaataaataagaagagctggaattcaaaaggtTTGCATACTGCTGTTGAAGACAGTCTGGAGTCCATCCCACACAAATCCTCCCAGGCAACCGATCTTGTATGTGCAATCTACTACCTCTGAAATGGAAGAACAAAGAGTCAACCCACCCTAAGGAGAATCCCAAACTGGACTGGTGGTTTGGGTTCAACATACACACAACCGTCCCTTTGATGGTCCCTGCCAGAGCTTAGACTTAAAGCTTGCTTTGTAAAATTTCCTGGATGGCTGAACAGTAAATGGACCCTACATGGAAATGGTTCAGTGGAAGGACAAAAGGAGAACAGTAATGTTTGCACTCTTCTCACCCCCTTCTTTATTTTTCAACCACAAATTACAGCATAAGTGCTATTTGCTAGGCTGATGGCTGGGTTCAGGATGGGTAGCTCCCATTAACTCATGTAAGAAAGACAACAGTCAATGAATGACAAGAGAGGGTCTCCTGATAGCTAGGAATCTGTCTCCAGACTTTGGAATGTAATCTCCATGCCTTGGCGAAAAGCAGAACCTTCCAGCTAGCAAGGATGGGGCAGACTACACAGCTCGGAGCCAGTTTGGCAGATTCAACTGAAGAGATTCCCACTTGGATTGGCTGGGACCTTCCTTTGCCGCGTAACTTGAACTCAAATCAAGAtacctgtggggtttttttagacACCCAGTGATTAGGGATGGGTGAGACTtttgattcaattcacatttaaaggtgaatctaacTAATCTCcgcttttccaaaacaaaaaacaaaccggAAAAACAGCCTTCCTTTGAAACTCACACTTtgcgaattttgcaatgtagttctctgGCCAAGTGTACAAAACTGCATAAACTGAGTGGGGTAAGCTGTGCATGGAAGCGCATATGTTAGTGGAAATAAAGTGCATTCTGTTAGGGGAAGctgttttgcaaaaaatgtgccTATTAGGTGAAATGGCTTTCGTTAGGGGAAATCAATACTAGAATGcttgtgatttaaaaaacaaacaaacttcaaactgatgtggaaatgtggagcacCGAACAtgagagtggaaaaatgagaaaccgagagaaactgaaatcgcgtcacatttgcccatccctaccagTGACTGACAGATTGGTGGCCCTGCCTACCTGTCATAGTGCCCTGCTTGGAGTGGGGATGCACAAGAGCCAGCCCCACTGagatatttggggtgtgtggctATGGGAAGGAGACTACCATGATGAGCTCCTGTGCCTCAGAATTTACTCCCATGCCCTGCCTGTctccagccacccacccacccctcgccCTGCCCTCCCGATGCCCGACATACCCTGGACTGAAAGGTTCCTTGGCAAATGTCTGTGGATGTTCCATAAGGCCTCAATGTTGGACACAGCAGCGAAAGCCCAGCAAGACCTGCACTCTTCGCCCTGGGAGGGGAATAGAAGAGAGATTGTAGGGACCAAGAATTGTTAACCTGGGACATATCtcattctcttctcccccccccaccccacttactTGGTATTTTACGGCTGGGATGACGCCAGTTTTTCTCCAGTCGCAGGATTTGCTTGTTTTCCCCGGGCGGGAGTTACCTGATTCCCTCAAGGTGGGGGGCAGGCCGAGCTGGGAGGGTTGGGGGATGGCAAACATCATCGCAAACTCGCTTTCTGTGTggtgggaaaaggaaaagaaagggaggtGTTGTGCTCCATCAGTCACCTCCACAAGTAGATATGTGCCCGTCTTGTAATGTGTGTGAGGCCAGgacagggaacctcaggcctcagGCCCCTATGTGGCCCCccaggcagtgctggatttatgtataagctaaacaagctatagcttagggccctactctcttggtgggcccccaaaaaattaaaggaaaaagaccactggatgtacatttccagaatataagataaaaaacaaataaattaaacctacatacagcaacagtgttttgtgttgtgtaggctcctatgatgtaagtcatgggtaggcaaactaaggcccaggggccagatgcggcccaatcgccttctaaatctgcccgcggacggtccgggaatcagcgtgtttttacataagtagaatgtgtccttttatttaaaatgcatctctgggttatttgtggggcctgcctaatgtttttacatgagtagaatatgtgcttttacagtggtacctcgggttaagaacttaattcgttctggaggtccgttcttaacctgaaactgttcttaacctgaggtaccactttagctaatggggcctcccgctgccaccgccgcacaatttctgttctcatcctgaagcaaagttcttaacccgaggtactatttctgggttagtggagtctgtaacctgaagcgtctgtaacctgaagcatctgtaacctgaagcatctgtaacctgaagcatctgtaacccgagataccactgtatttaaaatgcatctctgggttatttgtggggcataggaattcattcattcccccccccaaaaaaaaaatatagtcctgccccccacaaggtctgagggacagtggaccgtccccctgctgaaaaagtttgctgacccctgaatgggccccacctgctagcctgctccctaaaatatcactggtttgctcatttctatatatagggtgcctacattctgcgtggactggttgcatggcaacatgtgcaaatggctttagatacctattaggtccataaattaccatatagcatatattcagcacacaaaaacagtgacaaaggacagctggacatataaagtgccctattaccttcagtagcttagggtctcaccaaacctaaatctggccctgcctccAGGCTTCTCTATTTGCCCCTTGGGCTGTTCCCCAAACAATACCCCTCACTAgctctgcttcacaccctcctagAGTGCTTTTGACCAGCTGGGATAtgtcactacatcttgtgggagtgagttccaaagttttaaCTAGGCTCTGTGTGAGGtaggacttccttttgtctgttatgatgatgatgatgataataataataataataataataataataataataataataataataatatatttataccccgcccactctgggtggcttccaacagaatgttaaaatacaataatctattaaacattaaaagcttccctaaacagggctgctttcagatgtctcctaaaagtctggtagttggtttcctctttgacatttggtgggagggtgttccacagggcgggtgccactaccaagaaggccctctgcctggttccctgtaacttggcttctcgtagcgagggaaccgccagaaggcccttggcactggacctcagtgtccgggcagaacggtgggggtggagatgctccttcaggtatactgaatcttcagcttcactgggtggTCTGGACTTCTAGCGTTTTGAATTATTTTGTATGATTTTTCCTGACCTGCTACTGCTTCCTGAGCCCCAATATATATCTTAAGTCCTGCCTGGAAGCCGTCAAGGCCTTGTCGAGTTTGAAAGATTCAGAGGTAAAGCTGCAGTTCCTCTCCCCTTCACCACccaatggttttgttttgtttcatttgaaATTACCAATATTAGCTCCTCCACAAActgaaatccaacaggtgcagcCTTTCTTGGCTACAATTTTCTCCTGTTGAATTCCTGCCTGCCTGAGAATGCCACAAGGCCCTGGCATGATTAAGAAAACATGGCCAATGGGGCAAGCCCAGCCTTGTCTCTGTGATGCCATTTAATAACACCCAACATCCAGCCTCCCATGTATTCTCTCccccacaactctctctctctctctctctctctctctctctctctctctctctctctctctcacacacacacacacacacacacacacacacacacttttacctGTCAGGTCACTGAAGCGGGTGACTCCATATTGCGCTGTCCCTAACTCCTCAGCCTGCAGCCGCCGGCTGACTTCTAAGTTCTGCACGAAGACCTTGAACCGATATCGCATCTCTGGGGTCAGAAATTAAagaggagacagtggaggaaggGGGATCAGGGGTGCCCCCCAGAGAAGGAGCTTGGAGCAAAAGCCCCGAGCCCCACTCTGCAGAATAAGGTGCAAGAGGCCCCCAAACACAGCCCAAAGGCTGGCATATTCCGCATTCAAGTCAAGAGATGCAAATTAGAAAGCAGGTTGCAGGGTGACCTGTTAGGCTTTCCAGAATATGTTACTGGACCCCCAACTCCCATCCTCACTGGCCCATTAACTATGCTGCCTGGAGGCTGATGTGAGTCGGAGTCCGGCAAGGTcaagagggccacagtttccccatcctcgATCTGAAGAGACATTCCCTATCATCATCATTTTGTTCCTGTCTCGAACCTTAGCCCAAGAAGCCTACATGTGTGAGGGCTCAGAAAGCACTCTCCCCATGCTCAGAGGCTCCTGCTGGGTTGTCGCGGTGAGCCAAGATTCAAAGCCTTGCAGAAAAGCCAGGATGCAGAGAGGAACCCAGTTCggctcagccatgaaactgacTGTGAATTCTATTATCGctctcatagaattatagaactgtcgAGCTGGAAGGGGCAtcaggggtcatttagtccaaccccctgcaatgcaggaatcttgtgctCAACGTGTGAGGTTTGTTCTCTCTGGAGAGGACCCGTCCCCTCCCGCCATCTTCCCTTACCCACACCCTAACCCAATGGGGATCAATGCTGCTTTTACCTTCTTGGCTCACGTAGGTTTTATTGAACTGCCTCATAAAATCCTGGAACATCTGAGTCAGTTGGGACTGAGACAAAAGCAAAAGGCACAGAGAGGGTTAATCGAATCCCTCCAGGGAGTATCACAAATgatcccccctccattttttctcCTTTACAATCTTAATTCTATCCATTGCTGGCAACCCCATTTTGGCCCTTGGGCAGCCATCTTTTCTTCTGGCGCCTGTCCTTTTGACTCCCAAAATAAACAAACCGTCCCCGATccaaaaccccggagagctgctgttgacactgagctagatggaccaacggcctgactcagtgtaaagggcagcttcctgtgttcctaagc
This is a stretch of genomic DNA from Lacerta agilis isolate rLacAgi1 chromosome 17, rLacAgi1.pri, whole genome shotgun sequence. It encodes these proteins:
- the CTSW gene encoding cathepsin W produces the protein MWPATFPAAGLMLWGLWIAAPFASTSLAPDLSKSQLTQMFQDFMRQFNKTYVSQEEMRYRFKVFVQNLEVSRRLQAEELGTAQYGVTRFSDLTESEFAMMFAIPQPSQLGLPPTLRESGNSRPGKTSKSCDWRKTGVIPAVKYQGEECRSCWAFAAVSNIEALWNIHRHLPRNLSVQEVVDCTYKIGCLGGFVWDGLQTVFNSSGLSNSLLYPYTGRNQTCQKHRKRMVTQIDGYELLPRDENYIAGVVASQGPVTALLNENHLQHYQKGIIQSSSQSCNPKELDHAVLIVGYDEVKSRRGSWTGPYWIIQNSWGEHWGEKGYFRLHRGTNTCGIGMFAATAIVRDSGGKKPVVCRP